A window of Gudongella oleilytica genomic DNA:
CATTCGTTGGAACTATACCCTTTGACAAGGATGCATCTTCCCTGATAAACCAAGGTAAAACCCTTGCAGATAAGGATGGACCAGCGAGGGATTCAATTATTAAAATAATGGAAAGATCAATGAAAATACTAAACGAGGGGGATAACTAATGTTGATAGCTATAGCATCAGACAACAAGAAGGTTGCTGCTCATTTTGGCCACTGTCAGGCATTTGAGTGTTTCTATATAAAGGATGGTGAGGTAGGAGAGTGGAAAACGATCCCTAATCCAGGTCACCAACCGGGATTTTTACCCAACTTTCTTCATGAGCAAGGAGTAAAAACTATAATTGCCGGAGGCATGGGACAGAGTGCCGCTAATCTTTTTAATAATCATGGAATTGAAGTTGTATCTGGAGCTTCAGGCCCCATATATAAGGTAGCAACAGATTATGTAACTGGAAATTTGAGTACTGGCGGCTCCTTCTGCGAGGAGCATAATCATTGAAGCCCTCCATGGCTGGGCAAAGGACCGTATAAAACGGTCCTTTGCTATTTCCTGTGTGCAATTATGTTAGGTGCTGTAAAGTAATTGGTTACACCTGAGATTATATTATCCTTACTAAGTCTAGTGTATAACCCTGAATAACTTTCGTTGTATGAGAATAACCCTACTATTGCCTTAAACTCTTCAGTTGAAAATCCGGATTCATTAGCCACAAGAAAACTCCTTTTTGGAGGGTCGACAAACTCCTGGAAGAGATAGTCCCTGTCGAAAGCCACTCTTACGACCCTTTCCCAGGACTCCTGGCTTTGATCCTTTCCGACAAAGACACCTTGTGATGCATTCATATCCATTGGCTTAATGATGTAATTATTCTTGTTCTCTATCACCTCACTTAGAATACTCTCTTCTCCGCCCAGAACTCCTGTAAACGGGATATGCTCCTTGATGAATTTTCTTTCCTCTTCAGTTAAAAACTCTTGAGTATCTTCGTCGTGGAGCTTCTTGAAGTAAAGCTTATTATGGATGATCTGGCTTCTAATTGTACCAATAGTACACATGGCATCCGCCATATAGGCTTCAATAAAATCAGGTATCTCTTCAGCTTTTTGGATCAACTCAAAAGTCACTATCCTTCTGTATACCAGATCAATTTTGTAATCCTCTTTGAAGAGCTCTCCTTCTCTAAACACAAGCTCCCGTGGATCTACTATGATGCATTGAAGTCCAAGTCTTTCATAAGCCCTTTGAAACTCAACAAATTCTGCCAAAGTGCCGCTTTCAGTGAAATCAACTATAGCCACGTTAGGGTCGTGATCCCTGCCCTTCCACCTTCTATACAGCTTAAGGCTTTCCCTGACCCAGGAATCAATAAGCTCTCTGTTTATTAGGAAATATTCTTCCCCAAATTCCTTCAAAGCCTTTGATTCAAGTAAAATCCTTGCCAGAGTATTGTCCTCGTTCATAGCCGAAGAGCCGTCGGTATTTAGCTCACAAAGTTTATAATCTCCAATATCATTGAAAAATATGTCGAATCTTCCGATGGGCGCATGGATCCCGTATTTATTCTCCCTCAGGATCATATCTTCTATGAACCTGGGATACCCAAAGCTTTTTCTATACTCCGGATCCTCTATGAACCTATCCGTTACCTTATTTCCAATGATGATTATCCCTTTTACGATTCCTTTGAAATACTCCTCTTCCTCTGGTGTGAAAAACATCGGGTTGAAAAGAAAAGGAACCGGCTTACCTTTGTATTTAGCGTTGGAATCCGCAACTCGCTTAACAGTCTCCTTGTAATCCTCAAGATAGGATCCTTGGTTTCTTAAGACCTTCTCATGGTAGCTTCTGTTGATGTCGGTACCCTTCAAAAAATCACCTCCTGAGAATTGCCCAATCTATTGCATTTCTCCTGTCTCCTTCTTTATACAGCTCCTTAGTAAGAAGGTATGGATTCTTTCCCTCCTCCAAAAGCCTTTCCAAAGGCTCGATGTATACAGCTTCGTTATTCAGGACACTTTTTGACATCTGCGTCATCCATTTACCTATATCAAGGATCGTCCTGCCATTTAGCCTTGCTTCCATACCTTTTTCAAGTAGCTCCAGCTTCGAAGCGACTACATCCTCTGCCTTTATGGTCTTTGAGAAATCGTACAGCTCATTAAGATTGGATTCGCTGTAGAATAGACCCTTTACGAGAGCTACAGCAGCTAAATTCAGTGGATAGGGTATCGAGTCCATCATCCTTATCTCAATATACCTCTTTGTTCTCGCATCCGGGAAAAACATAGTCATGAGATGCTCAAGCTCTTCAGTACTTGTAGAATCTGGATCCAGGATATCCGATATCCTGGCTTCGCCAGTAGGTATTATTTTCCCACCTCTAATTGTGAAAATTGGGGGTCTTTCAAGCAGATATCCGGCGTACCCCGCGTAAGAGAAATCATCCTCCAACGCTTCCTCTACTGTACCAGCCCTTTCATTATCACAATTCATCCAAACATAGGCTCTGAGATTATGTGTTTTACATGGCTCACCCTCAAAGAAAAGAGCATTTTCAAAGAGTCCATAAAAGACAGGAGCAAGAGCATTCAACACCCTGAACTTCCTGGAGTAGTCCAATTCATTTGAGTAATCAATTGATACCTGAAATGCTCCGGTCCCTTTCATCATGTTGTGGGCGTGAGAGCCCTTCTTCTTGAAGTGCTCAAACATCAGGTCATAACGCTTCTTAGGAAGCAGTTTTATCTCCTCGATCCTGGTAACCGGATGGTACCCCAGTGAAACCAATAGCTGTCCTTTCTTCTCCAAAACAGGCAGCAGCTCCTCCAAAAACCCAAGATAGCTTTTCTCGATATCTTCTATCCTTTTCTTTGCTCCGATGCTTATCTCAAGCTGACTCCCAGGCTCAAGGGTCAGGCTTAGGTCATCCTTCTCGAGCGCCAGAAGATAATCGCCCTCATATCTACCCTCCCAACCGCCACTCATGAGATCCTTCAAGGTGGATTCAACGCCAGCATCTCCATAATAAGATACTGTTTTAAAGGTATCCTTCCAAATTACGAAGTGTTCTATCTCAACCCCCAGCTTGAAATCCTCAACCACTTTCTCACCGCTTCTGATTAAATCTGTTATCAATTTTATTTGCCTGTTTTTGTCCATGATTCATCTCCTATGCTAAAAGTCAATATCAAGTATAATTCTGCATTTTGTATCTTCGATTTCACTCTCTATGAGATTTTCCAGCTCTTTTCGAACTTCCTCATGAGTCTTCCCCTTTTCAAGCATACCAGCCCTTACTACTGCGTGAAACTCGATAAGGGTTGCCTCCTCATAGCCTGAAATATGAAAGTCATGGATAGACTTGACCCTTTCATCCTCCTGGATTATCCTTTTTACTCTATTTCTAAGCTCATACCTCTCCTTAGTCTCGGTTCCAAGGGGGTCCATATGGATAACGAGAGTAAGGTCATATCTCTCACCGATTTCTCTTTCAGCTTTATCAATGACCTCATGGATAGTGACAGCGTCGATATTGCCAGGGAACTCAACGTCAATCGTAGCCATAGACCTTCCTGCACCATATGAATGAACGATCAAGTCATGAGCACCTGTGATAAAATCATAGGTCATGATATCGTCATAAATTGCGTCAGTAATTTCCTCAGGAGGTGCCTCCCCCAATAGAGGACTTACAGTTTCCCTTACCAAGGAATATCCTGCATATATTATGAAAAGCGAAACAACAAGCCCAACAATTCCATCAACTGGGAGGTCTGTAAACTGACCTGCTACGATTGAAAGTACCACTACAGAGGTTATCAGCACATCTCCAAGTGCATCCGTAGCCGTCGCCTTGAGACCTGATGAGTTGATTTTATTTCCAAGATCCCTGTTGAATATGCTCAACCATACCTTGAAGAGAATGGAAATACCTAAAATTATAAAAGGGATAAGCTGAAATTCAACTGGTTCAGGATCGATTATCCTTTCGTAGGAGGATCTGATAAACTGAAGTCCCACCAAAATAACCATAAAAGCTACTATCAGTGCGGAAACATACTCCATCCTTCCATGCCCGTAAGGGTGTTCCTTATCAGCCGGTATACTTGAAAGCTTGAATCCAAGCAATGTGACAACCGAGGAGGCTGAGTCCGTAAGATTGTTGACCCCGTCAGCAATAACGCCGATAGAGGATATAAGTATTCCTATAGAAAGCTTTGTCAAAGCAAGGATGAGGTTGATAACTATCCCCACAGTGCCTGCAAGATATCCCACCTTCAGCCTTACATGCCTGTTGCCATAGTCCCTGTTGTCCTTTAACGCAAGAGATAACAACCAATTAGTCATAGCCTCAACTCCAATATTGATTCATTCCATTATTTCTACCCATTCAAGCGCCTGTCAAAACTAAAAGCCTCGCAAACTCAGCGAGGCTTTCAAATATAACTAGTTATTCATGAATATTTCTATGTCGCTCTCAACATCCTTGATCGTTCCAATACCAAAGGTTTCAACAAGAACCTTTGCAACATTTGGAGAGAGAAAAGCTGGCAGCGTAGGTCCCAAGTGTATATTCTTGACTCCAAGGTATAGAAGGGCAAGAAGTACTATAACTGCCTTCTGTTCATACCATGCAATATTGTACGCTATAGGAAGCTCATTTATATCATTGAGCTGGAATATTTCCTTAAGCTTCATTGCTATGACTGCAAGAGAATAAGAGTCGTTGCATTGACCGGCATCCAGAACTCTTGGGATACCCCCGATATCTCCAAGATTAAGCTTATTGTATCTGTACTTGGCACATCCTGCAGTCAGGATCACAGTATCCTTAGGAAGTGCTTCAGCAAAATCAGTGTAGTAGCTCCTACCATTCTGTCTACCGTCACAGCCTGCCATTACAAAGAATTTTTTAATGGCTCCTGATTTTACTGCATCAACTATCTTGTCGGCCAGAGCAAATACCTGGGCATGCGCGAATCCACCTACTATTTTCCCTGTTTCTATCTCAGTTGGTGCAGGCAGTCTTTTTGCATGCTCAATTATCTCTGAAAAGTCCTTGGCCTTTCCAGCTACTCTGTCGGGGATATGTTTAAACCCAGGATACCCTGATGAACCAGTTGTATAAACCCTGTCAGTATACTCTCTCTTTGGAGCCACTATGCAGTTTGTAGTAAAAAGTATTGGCCCATTGAATTTTTCAAACTCCTCTCTCTGCTTCCACCATGCATTGCCATAATTTCCTACGAAATGGTCGTATTTCTTGAATGCCGGATAGTAGTTTGCAGGAAGCATTTCTCCGTGGGTATAAACATCCACCCCTGTACCCTCCGTCTGCTCCAGCAGCTCTTCAAAGTCCTTCAGGTCATGTCCGGATACAAGTATTGCAGGGTTGCTTTTTACTCCGATATTTACCTCAGTGATCTCTGGATTGCCATAAGTGCTCGTGTTGGCTTTGTCCAGTAGAGCCATTGTAGTGACTCCATATTTTCCTGTCTCCATAACAAGTTCAATAAGCTCTTCTGCAGTTAAGGAATCATCCGTAGTGGCATTAAGAGCCCTTCGAATAAACCTTGATACCTCAGGATCCTCGTAGCCAAGGTTCCCGGCATGCTCAGCGTAGGCAGCCATGCCCTTTAAACCATAAATGATCAATTCTCTTAGGGATCTTACGTCCTCATCATAAGCTGCAAGAACTCCAACCTCCGGAGCAACAGATTTGAATACAATGTCGTCATTTGAGTCTACACTAAAGGATGCTGGATCTTTAAGGTCAGATAAGTCAATGCCCTTTTCAGACAGTTCCTTCTTTAATGAGTCCCTTCCAGCCAAAGCTTCTTTGATCTTTACAAAAAATCTGTCGCGATCGAAGTTTGCATTTGTAATGGTCATGAACAAACCATCAATTATTGACCTGTCTAATCCTGCAACGACTATACCTGCATCATCTGCCTTTACTCCGACCTGTGATAAGCCCTTCAATGCATATATCATCAGGTCTTGCAGATTTGCTACCTCACTAGTCTTGCCGCATACACCTACCTGTGTGCATCCCTTCCCATTCAAGGCTTCCTGACACTGGAAGCAAAACATCTTTCTGTCAGTCATAGTAAAGCCATCCTCCTGTATATCGTTAATATTTTTACAAAACTCACAAGCACTATTATATTTGGACAGCTGAGATTTTGCCGTAACATATGTTACCAAACAATAAATAGTTGTAAGGGGAAAGCAAGGATAAAAAAAGATTCTGCGCTCACTTCTGGATGACTAAAATTTTGTCATACTGAAGGAAGCGAAGAACCTAACCTATTGCTTGTAAACCATTAATTTCTTTAATAATTCTTACCTGCAGCCTTTATCCTTTCAGGGTATGCAACTGAACATGGTGTTACGCCATACACCATATCACAGCTTGGACATTTACCCTCAAGGTGAGTCATCTCAAACTCATTTCCGCATTCTATACATGTTATTAAAACACCTGGCGGCATAGGTCTTGTATTGAAACCCATAGCTCTTATTTTATCCACTACTGCCTTACCGCTCCCAAAGCTTCCTGTACATCCGTCGTGCATTATATTTTCCTCCTTAATTTTCTTAATTTACAATTAGTTTAAAATTGTCAGGGTCGATCTTTCACGTCTTGTAATCTCTAAAATTAACTGTTTGCAGCTTAATAATGATATCGTTCTAATGGATTGAACTGATATGAATCATTTAATTGTGAAATGTTAATTGTTAATTGTCTTTAATACCTCTCCCTGTCTCAGATTGGTCCTCATGGACTGGATAAAGCTATCCATCTTTTCCAGCTCGACAAGAATACTCTTCTCTTCCTCGCTTGTTTCAATTATGGAAGCTATTCCCCCATTTTTTATTATGATCCTCTTATCTGCAATAAGGGCAAGAGTCGGATCGTGGGTCGCCATTAGGACTATCTTATCCTCGCTTACAAGCAGATCCAGAGCTTTTCTTCTGTCAATGCCTGCATTTTCTATCTCATCTATGAGAACGATCGGCGATGTACTTAGAATTGCTGTATCTGCAATCATGAGAGCTCTCGACTGCCCACCGCTTAAAGCAGTTACAGGAGTTTCCGGATCAAACTTTTCTCCTGCAAGGCTATTTGCGGCCTGAATTATCCTGTAGATCGTCCCCTCAATATCAACGACCATCCTGCTCTCAGCATGCAGCTGCAGAAACTCAATTACAGTAAGGTCCATTACGAAATTCATATTCTGAGACAATTGTGCAACAAGCTTGTTGTTTGAGGAAAACCTCCATTTTCTGTCCGGCAGCTCTCCATTAATAAGTATACTTCTACCTGTAGGGGTATCACTTTGGGCAGTCCACTCGATGTCTGCCAGAAGCCTTGATTTCCCTGAGCCGGTAGGCCCGACTATCGATACGATTTCTGAGGCCTTTATGGTAAGCTCATCAAACCCCTCAGGAGATCCCGACTTATCCCTACCAGGCAATATGGTAAGGGTCCTGACACTTGTTTCCTCCTTGATCCCGAGAAAGCTTTTCATCTGCTCGACGAATACCTCCAGACCTTCCATCAAACCTGCTTTGTCCATAGCAAGGTTTTCAATCTCTTCAGGAGAGAATTCATCGAGGATCTCCTCCAGATCCATATTTTCTTTCCCTTCAGGATCCAGCTTATTCTCTATCATCCATCCCATCACGAATGGATAGCTTTCAATCAGTTTTCCAAGCTTAGTTTTTCTATGCATAATCATCACCCAGCTCGATCTTTCTTACGTTGCCCATCTGATAAGCTTCTCCGATCCTTGTTTCTCCGAGGCAATAGGAGCAAAGTGCGGATGGCATTGGGTACCTAAGCTCCATTCCTTGAACGGTTTCAAGCTGACTATCCTCATCATAAAGGAGAGTACTTAGCTCGTACGCTCCCTGGCCTGTAAGACCGTTGATGTGCATTATAGTAGCCTTTGGGTTCACCGAGTTTACCCTTGATGAGAAAACCTCTCTCTCTGCCTGGGATACGATATCCCCCTTGGTAATGACCACGATGTCAGCAGCCTTAAGCATAGGTCCGATCTTCTTTGGAGTGTTTATTCCCGAAAGGTTGTCTATTACACAAACGCCCTTGATCTCTCTTATATATGGCGAGCATCTGTTGCACAGCCCTGCGGATTCGGTCACTAAAAGATCAAGCCCCGACTTCACTCCCCACTGGACAACCTCCTCAATATTTGAGGCAAAGTAATGGTCTGGGCATAGAGCTCCTGAAAGCCCTTTTTTTACAGGAATACCTGCCTTTTCATAGAGTATGTCGTCATCTGTTGAAAGACAGTCAAACTTCACAACGCCTGCCTTAATATCTCTCTTTTTCATAGAATCTATTGTCTTTAGGATAATACTTGTCTTCCCTGAGGAAGGTGGTCCCGAGAATATTACAAGATTCATCTCTTCACTCCTGACTCATCATAAAATAGGTCCATGCAGTATCTTATCAAAGCTCCCAGGTCTTCGTGGGTGTTTATAAAATCCCACCCTATCCATAAAAAGCTTTGACCTTCCTTTAAGCCGTTTTCCACATCCGGGTGTGTTGAGGGGAATTTACCGTTCGTCGCCAATAGCTGACCCACCTCTGGAGACAGCAGGTAATCAACGATAGGCTTTACCCTCTCCTCAGATGTCTTCTTAGTCAATAGGAATATTGGACTTGCTATCGCCCCTTCCTTTGGCCACACAGGCTTTAGGGGGCTTCCCTCCCTGACCATTCCTGCAAATAAATAGGGCATTACAGTGACAGTGGGTATACCAGAAGCCGTATTTCTAATATTTGACTTGACCATTTCGGCAGGAGTCATGCTTCGCATATGGGAACGACCGAGCTTTCTTACTCCATCCTCGCCAAACTCCTTGTAAATCGTTAGAAGTAAAGCGTTGAAAAGGTCAAAGTCATTTAAGGGAAGAGAGACGGATCTTTCAAACTCGGCTGAAAGCAGTTCCTCCCAGGATTCAGGCTTCTTTCTGCCATTGAGCTCCTCGGTATTTACAAGAAATACTGCCGGAACCACTGAAAATACTGTATATTGTCCCTGAGGATCCTTAAGAGATACCCTGTCGTTGTCCAGATCCCTGTTCAATCGTTCGAATCCTGAGAGATCTTTAAATACTCCCTGCTTCTTAAATCTTCCCATTAGCTTTTCGTCGAAGAACAGGTCGAAGCCTGCAGACATGAATAGATCCGCCAGCTGATCAGCATCCGAATTCTCGATCTCGCTTCGTATCCAGTCTACTCCTATATTGGCAGCCTTAAGCTCATAATCGATCTTTGTTCCAAGACTTTCCTCATGCTCCTTGAGCCACTTGGAAAAGCTTTCCATTAATGGTATCCTTACCGGGCAAGGAAGGACTCCCAGCATCCTTGTTTCTCCATCCGAGTCCTTTAAAGTGTCGTTAAGTCCCATATCCACACTCTCTCTTGTCTGGCGTATAGTCTCAACAAGCTTGTTTTCGAATATCTCAAGATTCACCTTCTTAGTCTTGCATGCCATTTCCAGTGATATGGTTTTCCCCATGATCTTTCTCATAGCCTCATTCTTAAGGTGCTCAAAGCCATTGGATGCAAATACGTCAAGCGTCTCAGGATACTTTTCTGTTATATCAAATACCTTTTCGGTCACGTCAAAATATTTATTCAAAATAAGCCTCCTCGTATAATATGTTTAGAGCTTTCATCAATCCACCTTACATGATATTACATTATATATCAAATTTCGGTAACAAATGTTACCAAAGGAAATGAACAAAAAAATAGACCTTTTGGCCTATTTTCTTGTTATCTCAACTCTCCAAATCTCAGGACCATCTTCAAGGTACTTCCACTCAAACTGTCCTTCGTTTTCAGCCAGCATCTGATAGTGTAGAGGCCTTGGATCATGGTCATTTATTATTTCCATTTTCTCGCCGCTTTCAAGGCTGTAGAACATATCAAATATTCTTACATGCTTTTCTCTCGGCTCTATGGGTCTTACGTCTATTACATTTTTCATCGTATCCCTCCATTTAGACGGGTAGATACCCTTGAATATTTAACTTAATCAGTAAATTAAATCAAATTAGCAATGAAGGTTATAGCACCTCCAGCAGCAATAAGCCATACTGTATTTATTTTAAACCTCATTATTCCAATCATCGATCCAACGAATATTAATGCAGTAATTGGTCCTACTATAGAAGCTGCTCCCAACTTCACGCTCACCACTGCCATCAGGACCAGGGATGCGATATTTACACCGTCAAGCACTGCTGAAAGCCATTTTGAAGCTCTCATTTTAGGGATTATAGGCTTAATAAATGATGATATTACAAATGCAGGAAGGAATATTCCTATTGTAGCTGCTATGGCTCCAGGTATTCCACCCAGAACGTAGCCTATAAAGGTTGCTGTAGTGAACACAGGACCTGGTGTGAACTGACCGACTGCAACAGCATCCAGGATCTGCTGGCTTGTCAGTACACCCAGCTTTTCAACAAACTCCGTCTCAAGGAAAGCCAGAAGCACATAACCACTTCCATAGAGGACGCTTCCGATTTTTAGAAATGTAAGGAATATTATAGGGATTGCCAGCGAATTTGCTCTATTTAGGAAGCTCCCTCTATTTTTGAGAAGGAGCATCATAAGACCTGCCATAAACAGCAGAGGTATCTCCCCTACACCCAGCAAGATATAGATTGCGGCGATTACAGCACCAAATATGAGTGAAAGCTTATCCTTTACTGCAGATCGAAACAGCCTGTAAAGGGCATGTACTATTACTGCCATTATTGCCGCCTTAACTCCCTCAAGCACAGTTGCAAGTTGAGGAAGTGTCCCGTAGTCTACATAAAGGTAAGCAAATGCCATAACAATAAGCATGGCAGGGAGTATGAAGGCTGCACCTGCATTATACAGACCCAATAAGCCTCCTCTTTCATATCCCACCAGCATAATCATCTCTGTGGAGTTCGGCCCTGGGATCAAATTGGTCGCCCCCATGAAATCAAGAAACTTCTCTCTGCTAAGCCAGTTTTTCTTTTTTATTGTCTCCTCCTCAAGCATAGCAATATGCGCTGCAGGTCCCCCGAATGCAAGAAATCCCAGTTTTGAGAAGGTCTTGGTTATCTCCTTTTGCCTTTCACGCTTCTCTTTTTTGTCAAGATCTTTGTATTCTCTGGTATCCATAAATTCACCTCCGTCGATTGATACCCCCTGAAGGCAAAAGCCAAACCGTTAGGTTTGGCTACAAATATAATGTGTTCGGGATGAATATGATCAGGCTGCGAATTGACTGTTGTAGAGCTCAGCATAGAAGCCTTTACTTTCAAGAAGCTCCTGATGGGTTCCTTTTTCTATGATCCTGCCTTCATTCATCACAAGTATCATATCAGCATTCTTGATTGTTGAGAGTCTATGTGCAATTACGAAGCTTGTCCTTCCCCTCATAAGCTGGTCCATACCCTTTTGGATAAGCACCTCGGTACGGGTATCTACACTTGAGGTAGCCTCGTCAAGAATCAGTATTGAAGGATTTGCAAGTATTGCTC
This region includes:
- a CDS encoding NifB/NifX family molybdenum-iron cluster-binding protein; this translates as MLIAIASDNKKVAAHFGHCQAFECFYIKDGEVGEWKTIPNPGHQPGFLPNFLHEQGVKTIIAGGMGQSAANLFNNHGIEVVSGASGPIYKVATDYVTGNLSTGGSFCEEHNH
- a CDS encoding glutathionylspermidine synthase family protein translates to MKGTDINRSYHEKVLRNQGSYLEDYKETVKRVADSNAKYKGKPVPFLFNPMFFTPEEEEYFKGIVKGIIIIGNKVTDRFIEDPEYRKSFGYPRFIEDMILRENKYGIHAPIGRFDIFFNDIGDYKLCELNTDGSSAMNEDNTLARILLESKALKEFGEEYFLINRELIDSWVRESLKLYRRWKGRDHDPNVAIVDFTESGTLAEFVEFQRAYERLGLQCIIVDPRELVFREGELFKEDYKIDLVYRRIVTFELIQKAEEIPDFIEAYMADAMCTIGTIRSQIIHNKLYFKKLHDEDTQEFLTEEERKFIKEHIPFTGVLGGEESILSEVIENKNNYIIKPMDMNASQGVFVGKDQSQESWERVVRVAFDRDYLFQEFVDPPKRSFLVANESGFSTEEFKAIVGLFSYNESYSGLYTRLSKDNIISGVTNYFTAPNIIAHRK
- a CDS encoding glutamate--cysteine ligase; amino-acid sequence: MDKNRQIKLITDLIRSGEKVVEDFKLGVEIEHFVIWKDTFKTVSYYGDAGVESTLKDLMSGGWEGRYEGDYLLALEKDDLSLTLEPGSQLEISIGAKKRIEDIEKSYLGFLEELLPVLEKKGQLLVSLGYHPVTRIEEIKLLPKKRYDLMFEHFKKKGSHAHNMMKGTGAFQVSIDYSNELDYSRKFRVLNALAPVFYGLFENALFFEGEPCKTHNLRAYVWMNCDNERAGTVEEALEDDFSYAGYAGYLLERPPIFTIRGGKIIPTGEARISDILDPDSTSTEELEHLMTMFFPDARTKRYIEIRMMDSIPYPLNLAAVALVKGLFYSESNLNELYDFSKTIKAEDVVASKLELLEKGMEARLNGRTILDIGKWMTQMSKSVLNNEAVYIEPLERLLEEGKNPYLLTKELYKEGDRRNAIDWAILRR
- a CDS encoding cation diffusion facilitator family transporter produces the protein MTNWLLSLALKDNRDYGNRHVRLKVGYLAGTVGIVINLILALTKLSIGILISSIGVIADGVNNLTDSASSVVTLLGFKLSSIPADKEHPYGHGRMEYVSALIVAFMVILVGLQFIRSSYERIIDPEPVEFQLIPFIILGISILFKVWLSIFNRDLGNKINSSGLKATATDALGDVLITSVVVLSIVAGQFTDLPVDGIVGLVVSLFIIYAGYSLVRETVSPLLGEAPPEEITDAIYDDIMTYDFITGAHDLIVHSYGAGRSMATIDVEFPGNIDAVTIHEVIDKAEREIGERYDLTLVIHMDPLGTETKERYELRNRVKRIIQEDERVKSIHDFHISGYEEATLIEFHAVVRAGMLEKGKTHEEVRKELENLIESEIEDTKCRIILDIDF
- the hcp gene encoding hydroxylamine reductase, with the translated sequence MTDRKMFCFQCQEALNGKGCTQVGVCGKTSEVANLQDLMIYALKGLSQVGVKADDAGIVVAGLDRSIIDGLFMTITNANFDRDRFFVKIKEALAGRDSLKKELSEKGIDLSDLKDPASFSVDSNDDIVFKSVAPEVGVLAAYDEDVRSLRELIIYGLKGMAAYAEHAGNLGYEDPEVSRFIRRALNATTDDSLTAEELIELVMETGKYGVTTMALLDKANTSTYGNPEITEVNIGVKSNPAILVSGHDLKDFEELLEQTEGTGVDVYTHGEMLPANYYPAFKKYDHFVGNYGNAWWKQREEFEKFNGPILFTTNCIVAPKREYTDRVYTTGSSGYPGFKHIPDRVAGKAKDFSEIIEHAKRLPAPTEIETGKIVGGFAHAQVFALADKIVDAVKSGAIKKFFVMAGCDGRQNGRSYYTDFAEALPKDTVILTAGCAKYRYNKLNLGDIGGIPRVLDAGQCNDSYSLAVIAMKLKEIFQLNDINELPIAYNIAWYEQKAVIVLLALLYLGVKNIHLGPTLPAFLSPNVAKVLVETFGIGTIKDVESDIEIFMNN
- a CDS encoding ATP-binding cassette domain-containing protein, with translation MHRKTKLGKLIESYPFVMGWMIENKLDPEGKENMDLEEILDEFSPEEIENLAMDKAGLMEGLEVFVEQMKSFLGIKEETSVRTLTILPGRDKSGSPEGFDELTIKASEIVSIVGPTGSGKSRLLADIEWTAQSDTPTGRSILINGELPDRKWRFSSNNKLVAQLSQNMNFVMDLTVIEFLQLHAESRMVVDIEGTIYRIIQAANSLAGEKFDPETPVTALSGGQSRALMIADTAILSTSPIVLIDEIENAGIDRRKALDLLVSEDKIVLMATHDPTLALIADKRIIIKNGGIASIIETSEEEKSILVELEKMDSFIQSMRTNLRQGEVLKTINN
- a CDS encoding GTP-binding protein, whose product is MNLVIFSGPPSSGKTSIILKTIDSMKKRDIKAGVVKFDCLSTDDDILYEKAGIPVKKGLSGALCPDHYFASNIEEVVQWGVKSGLDLLVTESAGLCNRCSPYIREIKGVCVIDNLSGINTPKKIGPMLKAADIVVITKGDIVSQAEREVFSSRVNSVNPKATIMHINGLTGQGAYELSTLLYDEDSQLETVQGMELRYPMPSALCSYCLGETRIGEAYQMGNVRKIELGDDYA
- a CDS encoding ABC transporter substrate-binding protein, coding for MNKYFDVTEKVFDITEKYPETLDVFASNGFEHLKNEAMRKIMGKTISLEMACKTKKVNLEIFENKLVETIRQTRESVDMGLNDTLKDSDGETRMLGVLPCPVRIPLMESFSKWLKEHEESLGTKIDYELKAANIGVDWIRSEIENSDADQLADLFMSAGFDLFFDEKLMGRFKKQGVFKDLSGFERLNRDLDNDRVSLKDPQGQYTVFSVVPAVFLVNTEELNGRKKPESWEELLSAEFERSVSLPLNDFDLFNALLLTIYKEFGEDGVRKLGRSHMRSMTPAEMVKSNIRNTASGIPTVTVMPYLFAGMVREGSPLKPVWPKEGAIASPIFLLTKKTSEERVKPIVDYLLSPEVGQLLATNGKFPSTHPDVENGLKEGQSFLWIGWDFINTHEDLGALIRYCMDLFYDESGVKR
- a CDS encoding DUF2249 domain-containing protein yields the protein MKNVIDVRPIEPREKHVRIFDMFYSLESGEKMEIINDHDPRPLHYQMLAENEGQFEWKYLEDGPEIWRVEITRK
- a CDS encoding chromate transporter, coding for MDTREYKDLDKKEKRERQKEITKTFSKLGFLAFGGPAAHIAMLEEETIKKKNWLSREKFLDFMGATNLIPGPNSTEMIMLVGYERGGLLGLYNAGAAFILPAMLIVMAFAYLYVDYGTLPQLATVLEGVKAAIMAVIVHALYRLFRSAVKDKLSLIFGAVIAAIYILLGVGEIPLLFMAGLMMLLLKNRGSFLNRANSLAIPIIFLTFLKIGSVLYGSGYVLLAFLETEFVEKLGVLTSQQILDAVAVGQFTPGPVFTTATFIGYVLGGIPGAIAATIGIFLPAFVISSFIKPIIPKMRASKWLSAVLDGVNIASLVLMAVVSVKLGAASIVGPITALIFVGSMIGIMRFKINTVWLIAAGGAITFIANLI